The Dictyoglomus sp. NZ13-RE01 genome contains a region encoding:
- a CDS encoding SgcQ protein, translating to MDIEKIFGKKKVIIGMAHFPPLPGSPLYDDSKGLKHIIEWVREDVRSLQEGGIDAIMFCNENNRPYKLESDYITVAVMARVIGEIIDEIEVPFGVDVLWDPIAAISLAKAVGASFVREIITGVYVSDMGLWNTNVGEVYRYRKLIDANNIAIFFNISAEFAYNLDRRPIEEIAESVVFSSLADVILISGPRTGSAPSIEMLQRVREKVKDVPVFVNTGLKPENAKELLSIADGAIVGTSLKKDGITWNPIDKERVKRLMDIVEGLR from the coding sequence ATGGATATTGAAAAAATTTTTGGTAAGAAAAAGGTGATTATTGGAATGGCTCATTTCCCACCACTTCCTGGTTCTCCTCTTTATGATGACTCAAAAGGATTAAAACACATTATTGAATGGGTGAGGGAAGATGTAAGAAGCCTTCAAGAGGGTGGAATTGATGCCATTATGTTTTGTAACGAAAATAACAGACCTTATAAATTGGAATCAGACTATATAACTGTAGCTGTAATGGCAAGAGTAATAGGGGAAATTATAGATGAAATAGAAGTTCCCTTTGGTGTTGATGTTCTTTGGGACCCTATAGCTGCTATATCTCTTGCAAAGGCAGTAGGGGCTTCCTTTGTTAGAGAAATTATTACAGGAGTTTACGTCTCAGATATGGGACTTTGGAATACGAATGTAGGCGAAGTATATAGATATAGAAAATTAATTGATGCTAATAATATTGCCATCTTTTTCAATATTTCTGCAGAATTTGCATACAACTTAGATAGAAGACCCATAGAAGAAATAGCAGAAAGCGTAGTTTTTTCATCCTTAGCGGATGTAATTTTAATATCAGGTCCAAGAACAGGCTCTGCCCCATCTATTGAGATGCTTCAAAGGGTGAGAGAAAAAGTTAAGGATGTTCCAGTCTTTGTTAATACTGGGTTGAAACCAGAAAATGCCAAAGAACTTTTAAGTATTGCGGATGGAGCTATAGTTGGAACAAGCCTAAAAAAGGATGGAATTACATGGAACCCTATAGATAAAGAGAGAGTTAAAAGATTAATGGATATTGTTGAGGGGTTAAGATGA
- a CDS encoding carbohydrate kinase — translation MRNLVLGIDIGTTGVKAILINEEGSIVWESYRPCDLISIKPGFAEEDPIKWWNNVVSILEELKSTNYRDKVGAIGVSGMVPTLILLDKEGNPIRYSIQQNDARAVSEIEYFKKIIDEEKYFEVTGNTINQQVIFPKFLWLKKNEPENVAKARYIMGSYDFISYKLTGVIHTELNWALESGLWEIKERRWYKEILEKAEIPEEMLPPVYEPIQIIGETKDIIPGIPVIAGSADHIASALGMGLREEGDLLLKIGGAGDILFVIDRLTIDKRLFIDYHDIPSKFVLNGCMASSGSIVKWFKNNFVKELSYDDLTSLAENSSIGSNGLILLPYFLGEKTPIFDPIARGVILGLGLHHNIGDIFRAILEGVAYGFLHHVEVIKELSFSVKRVFISNGGAKNTLWRQIIVDVIGKDAIYIENHPGSSLGAAFIAGKAIGLFKDWKDIDLFLKESKKVIYNPENHEKYKEFYKIYRDLYPILKPFYQKLYQISGGK, via the coding sequence ATGAGGAACTTAGTTCTCGGTATAGATATTGGAACCACAGGAGTGAAGGCTATTTTGATTAATGAAGAGGGATCTATTGTATGGGAATCCTATAGACCATGTGACTTGATATCTATAAAACCAGGATTTGCAGAAGAGGATCCTATAAAGTGGTGGAACAATGTGGTTTCCATTTTGGAAGAGCTAAAAAGTACCAATTACAGGGATAAAGTAGGAGCAATAGGAGTTTCAGGTATGGTTCCCACCCTTATATTATTAGATAAAGAAGGGAATCCAATAAGATATTCTATTCAACAAAATGACGCCAGGGCTGTATCAGAGATTGAGTACTTCAAAAAAATTATTGATGAAGAAAAATATTTTGAGGTAACGGGGAATACCATAAATCAGCAGGTAATTTTTCCTAAATTTCTCTGGCTAAAAAAGAATGAACCTGAAAACGTTGCAAAAGCAAGATATATAATGGGCTCCTACGATTTTATATCCTATAAACTTACAGGCGTAATCCATACAGAATTAAATTGGGCTTTGGAAAGTGGTTTATGGGAAATAAAGGAAAGAAGATGGTATAAAGAGATTTTGGAAAAGGCAGAAATTCCAGAAGAGATGCTTCCTCCTGTGTATGAGCCTATCCAAATTATTGGAGAGACCAAAGATATTATTCCAGGAATACCTGTAATAGCAGGTTCTGCAGATCATATTGCTTCCGCTCTTGGAATGGGACTAAGAGAAGAAGGAGATCTTTTACTAAAAATTGGTGGAGCAGGAGATATTCTCTTTGTTATTGATAGATTAACCATAGATAAGAGGCTCTTTATTGATTATCACGATATCCCTTCCAAATTTGTACTTAATGGATGTATGGCTTCCAGTGGATCGATAGTAAAGTGGTTCAAGAATAATTTTGTTAAAGAGCTATCCTATGATGATCTTACAAGTCTTGCAGAAAATAGTAGTATTGGTTCCAATGGTTTAATTCTTCTTCCCTACTTCTTAGGAGAGAAAACACCAATCTTTGATCCCATTGCTCGAGGAGTAATTTTGGGGCTTGGACTTCACCATAATATAGGGGATATATTCAGAGCAATCTTAGAAGGGGTAGCCTATGGATTTTTGCATCACGTAGAAGTGATTAAGGAACTTAGCTTCTCCGTTAAGAGAGTATTTATATCAAACGGTGGAGCAAAGAATACTTTATGGCGACAAATTATAGTTGATGTCATAGGGAAAGATGCCATTTACATAGAAAACCATCCTGGCTCATCTTTGGGCGCTGCTTTTATAGCAGGAAAAGCTATAGGCTTATTTAAGGACTGGAAAGACATTGATCTATTCTTAAAAGAATCAAAGAAAGTGATCTATAATCCAGAGAATCACGAGAAATATAAGGAATTTTACAAGATATATAGAGATTTATATCCTATTCTAAAACCTTTTTATCAAAAACTTTATCAGATATCAGGAGGGAAATAA
- a CDS encoding 3-ketoacyl-ACP reductase → MKRFQDKNIFITGSAQGIGKAIATAFAKEGGNLALTDINLEKLEETAKELREFGTTIRTYQLDVTKEAMVKEVVAQAIKDFGTIDILVNNAGVSTMNWFWNLTEEEWDFNMNVNAKGVFLVTKHIVPHMMDRKNGKIVNIASMAGKIGAPLLAHYSASKFAVVGFTQAIAKELAPYGINVNAVCPGFVKTSMQDREVVWEAKLRGIDDPEKVREEYIKQTPLGRLCYPEDVAKVVLFLASEDANFMTGQAINVTGGACMH, encoded by the coding sequence ATGAAAAGATTTCAAGATAAAAATATTTTTATTACAGGTTCAGCTCAAGGAATAGGAAAAGCAATCGCAACAGCCTTTGCTAAAGAAGGAGGAAATTTAGCCCTAACAGATATAAATCTTGAAAAATTAGAGGAGACAGCAAAAGAACTAAGAGAATTTGGCACTACTATAAGGACTTATCAACTCGACGTTACAAAGGAAGCTATGGTCAAGGAAGTAGTAGCACAGGCTATTAAAGATTTTGGTACCATTGATATCTTAGTAAATAATGCAGGAGTTTCCACTATGAATTGGTTTTGGAACTTAACGGAGGAAGAATGGGACTTTAATATGAATGTTAATGCAAAGGGAGTTTTTTTAGTCACAAAACACATAGTTCCCCATATGATGGATAGAAAAAATGGAAAAATTGTGAACATAGCATCTATGGCAGGAAAGATAGGAGCACCTCTTCTTGCTCACTATTCAGCATCAAAGTTTGCAGTAGTAGGATTTACCCAAGCTATAGCTAAAGAGTTAGCTCCATATGGGATTAATGTTAATGCAGTATGTCCAGGATTTGTTAAAACATCTATGCAGGATAGGGAAGTAGTTTGGGAGGCAAAACTAAGAGGTATTGACGATCCTGAAAAAGTTAGAGAGGAGTATATAAAACAGACCCCCCTTGGGAGACTTTGTTATCCAGAAGATGTAGCAAAGGTTGTTTTGTTCTTAGCTTCAGAAGATGCAAACTTTATGACAGGACAGGCTATAAATGTAACAGGTGGAGCCTGTATGCATTAA
- a CDS encoding spermidine/putrescine ABC transporter ATP-binding protein codes for MQNAVEIINVTKRFGEVTAVNNVSLEIKEGELVTLLGPSGCGKTTLLRIIAGFERADSGIIKIFGKIANNISPEKREVGMVFQNYALFPNMNVERNIAFPMNIAKKPKEEIDRKVKELLDLVKLPGFEKRKITELSGGQKQRIALARALAREPKVLLLDEPLAALDAKVRLELRVEIKKIQQKIGTTMVYVTHDQEEALSISDRIAVMNHGVIYQVGTPTEIYNNPSHPFVAHFVGIMNFLNGKVSENGDGIILGGKFFAFKDEKIKNLKNKEVLVAIRPERAYLSNRVSNSLDIFIPGKITVVNFIGSIVRVELELPENQVFTIDMRPEEFSRVNISEDLYVVFSPSSTIIFEKE; via the coding sequence ATGCAAAATGCAGTTGAGATTATTAATGTGACAAAGCGTTTTGGAGAGGTTACTGCAGTAAATAATGTATCCTTAGAGATTAAGGAGGGTGAGCTTGTTACTCTACTTGGTCCCAGTGGCTGTGGAAAAACTACTCTCTTAAGAATAATAGCAGGCTTTGAAAGGGCGGATAGCGGTATTATTAAAATCTTTGGAAAGATTGCTAATAATATTTCTCCTGAAAAGAGAGAGGTAGGAATGGTTTTTCAAAATTATGCTCTTTTCCCAAACATGAACGTGGAAAGGAATATTGCTTTCCCCATGAATATTGCCAAAAAACCAAAAGAAGAGATAGATAGAAAAGTAAAAGAGCTTTTAGATTTAGTTAAGCTTCCAGGATTTGAAAAAAGAAAAATTACAGAACTTTCAGGAGGGCAAAAACAAAGAATTGCCCTTGCAAGAGCATTAGCAAGAGAGCCTAAAGTTTTACTTTTGGATGAGCCTTTAGCAGCCTTAGATGCAAAGGTGAGATTAGAACTTAGGGTTGAAATAAAAAAGATACAGCAGAAAATTGGAACAACAATGGTCTATGTTACCCATGATCAGGAAGAAGCCCTTTCCATCTCTGATAGGATCGCAGTTATGAATCATGGAGTTATATATCAGGTGGGTACACCAACAGAAATTTATAATAATCCTTCCCATCCTTTTGTGGCACATTTTGTAGGTATCATGAACTTTCTTAATGGTAAAGTATCAGAAAATGGGGATGGAATAATATTAGGAGGAAAATTCTTTGCTTTCAAAGATGAAAAAATTAAGAATTTGAAAAATAAAGAGGTCCTTGTTGCTATAAGACCTGAAAGAGCCTATCTAAGTAATAGAGTTTCAAATTCTTTGGATATATTTATACCTGGAAAAATAACTGTGGTTAACTTTATAGGTTCCATCGTAAGAGTAGAGCTGGAACTCCCAGAAAATCAAGTATTCACTATAGACATGAGACCCGAAGAATTTTCAAGGGTAAATATATCTGAGGATCTTTATGTAGTTTTCTCTCCAAGCTCCACTATTATTTTTGAAAAAGAGTAA
- a CDS encoding ABC transporter permease, translating into MKKLSSKKKWNVFAHLILIVFSLAILFPIFWVFRTSLAPEVVAYQSKLNFSPTSDNYKDLFNRNKFGRNIVNSLIVSIVSTILTIIFSAPGAYAIVRYRPGGSITQFLILGTDLLPPIVIVIPLFTLFRSLKLVNTLSGLILSYFAFNIPFLLWMLMGYFEGIPKDLEEAALIDGANRLQTFIRVIFPLAAPGIMAGAVLGFIISWNEFLFALVLSSGKTSTIPVALAALQTSAGVRIGNVSAGVIIAILPMLLIGLSMQKYLVRGLTFGAIK; encoded by the coding sequence ATGAAAAAATTGAGTTCTAAGAAAAAATGGAATGTATTTGCTCATTTAATTTTAATAGTTTTCTCCCTTGCTATTTTATTCCCAATTTTTTGGGTATTTAGAACATCCCTTGCTCCAGAGGTTGTAGCTTATCAGTCAAAACTTAACTTCTCCCCAACCTCGGACAATTACAAAGATCTTTTTAATCGCAACAAATTTGGTAGAAATATAGTTAATAGTTTAATAGTCTCTATAGTATCTACCATTTTAACAATAATTTTCTCTGCACCAGGAGCCTATGCCATAGTAAGGTATAGACCTGGAGGAAGTATAACACAATTTCTAATTTTAGGCACCGATCTGCTTCCACCCATAGTTATAGTTATCCCTCTTTTCACCCTATTTAGAAGCTTAAAATTAGTTAATACCCTTAGTGGTCTCATTTTATCATATTTTGCCTTTAATATTCCTTTCCTTTTATGGATGCTTATGGGATATTTTGAAGGAATTCCTAAGGATTTGGAAGAAGCAGCTCTCATAGATGGGGCAAATAGACTCCAAACCTTTATAAGGGTAATATTTCCTTTAGCAGCACCAGGAATTATGGCAGGAGCTGTTTTAGGTTTTATTATAAGTTGGAACGAATTCCTTTTTGCTTTAGTGTTATCAAGTGGAAAAACATCCACTATTCCTGTGGCTTTGGCAGCTCTCCAAACCTCTGCAGGTGTAAGGATTGGTAATGTCTCAGCAGGGGTAATTATTGCAATTTTACCCATGCTCCTAATTGGTCTTTCTATGCAGAAATATTTAGTCAGAGGGCTTACCTTTGGTGCCATAAAGTAA
- a CDS encoding ABC transporter substrate-binding protein has product MKKGLKYFLISLVFSLLIIGFSFSQGITLHMLMEDVPETHIIQQLLPDFEKKTGIKVEFETILYSDMHPKLVPQLMSPNCQYDVLEVDNYWAGEFPAAGWLEPLDEYVKRSNFDLSVYIPSSLEMTGYYKGKLYMIPMYNYAMALIYRTDILNDPKIKAKYKEIKKKDLTLPKTLDEYVDLAKFLKKYFGIDGSAMQAQRGDPIVMEWTNYLYALGGSYYDKNWKTTINDYLGVKATNLYIDCLKNAAPLGALSFNLDDAFRVMSQGKAFSYITYWWMLPQLQDPEKSVVAGKVAIAPVPGKGGLNGGWGWAIPKNLPKERKEAAWKFIEWVESFEIAKKRALMGGAPTRYDVFKDPDVLKKYPEYKIVMKVIETARPVPEFQYSAEMIEIVGRELSLAATGEKDVKKALDDAAKELDQLAVKAGLRKK; this is encoded by the coding sequence ATGAAAAAGGGTCTTAAATATTTCCTTATCTCATTAGTTTTTTCCCTATTAATAATTGGATTTTCCTTCTCACAAGGTATCACTTTACACATGCTAATGGAAGATGTTCCCGAGACCCACATTATCCAACAACTTCTTCCAGATTTTGAAAAAAAGACAGGAATTAAAGTAGAGTTTGAGACTATTTTATACTCAGATATGCATCCAAAATTAGTACCACAACTTATGAGTCCTAACTGCCAGTATGATGTTCTTGAAGTTGATAATTACTGGGCAGGAGAGTTTCCAGCAGCAGGATGGTTGGAGCCTTTAGATGAGTATGTTAAGAGAAGCAATTTTGATCTTTCAGTATATATACCTTCCTCATTGGAAATGACTGGCTATTATAAGGGCAAACTTTATATGATTCCTATGTATAACTATGCTATGGCTTTAATCTATCGTACCGATATCCTAAATGATCCGAAGATAAAGGCAAAATATAAAGAGATTAAAAAGAAAGACTTAACTCTACCTAAGACATTAGATGAATATGTGGACCTTGCAAAGTTTTTGAAAAAGTATTTCGGAATTGATGGCTCCGCTATGCAAGCCCAAAGAGGAGATCCAATAGTAATGGAGTGGACCAATTATCTATATGCCTTGGGCGGAAGCTATTATGATAAGAATTGGAAAACCACAATCAATGATTATCTTGGAGTAAAAGCCACAAATTTATATATTGATTGTTTAAAGAATGCAGCTCCATTAGGTGCTCTTTCCTTTAATTTGGATGATGCCTTTAGGGTAATGTCGCAAGGTAAGGCATTCAGCTATATAACTTATTGGTGGATGCTTCCTCAGCTTCAAGATCCTGAAAAGTCGGTAGTAGCAGGAAAGGTTGCAATAGCCCCAGTTCCTGGGAAAGGTGGTTTAAATGGTGGTTGGGGATGGGCAATTCCTAAGAATCTACCTAAGGAAAGAAAAGAAGCAGCATGGAAGTTCATAGAATGGGTTGAATCTTTTGAAATAGCAAAGAAGAGGGCATTAATGGGAGGAGCTCCAACAAGATATGATGTCTTTAAAGATCCTGATGTTTTAAAGAAATATCCAGAATATAAAATAGTTATGAAGGTTATAGAAACTGCAAGACCAGTCCCTGAATTTCAATATTCTGCAGAAATGATTGAGATAGTAGGAAGAGAACTCTCCTTAGCAGCAACAGGTGAAAAGGATGTAAAGAAGGCTTTAGATGATGCTGCCAAAGAATTAGATCAATTGGCTGTAAAGGCAGGTTTGAGAAAGAAATGA
- a CDS encoding sugar ABC transporter permease has protein sequence MSVKIFKKKGGEGNLSPLKRAEKRAGIFFLLPSLSILLLVIIFPLAFSLIVSFYNYTFIEPGFNKFVGFKNYLKIFSDPYFWNSLWVTFKFVFLVVSLEFSIGFLIALMLNRDIAFKEVYYTILTIPMVMSPVAVALIWKMLLHPNLGIINFLLEKIGLSPIDFLGEKNNAFWSVLLVDIWQQVSFMILMLLAGLVSLPTDVFEAAEIDGTSEIQKFFYITLPLMKPVIFAAITLRIIFAFRTFDLVYILTRGGPGVATDVLSYYVYRQTFMGLDLSTASSASYILLGIVMIFIVLIFKTIFRRSFEY, from the coding sequence ATGAGCGTGAAAATTTTTAAGAAAAAAGGGGGAGAGGGGAACCTCTCCCCCCTAAAAAGAGCAGAAAAGAGAGCAGGAATTTTCTTCCTTCTTCCTTCTCTATCCATATTGCTTCTTGTTATTATATTTCCATTAGCCTTTTCTCTTATTGTTAGTTTTTATAACTATACCTTTATAGAACCAGGATTCAATAAATTTGTGGGCTTTAAAAATTACTTAAAGATTTTTTCAGACCCATACTTTTGGAACTCTTTATGGGTTACTTTTAAATTCGTCTTTTTGGTTGTCTCCTTAGAGTTTTCTATTGGTTTCCTTATAGCATTAATGCTAAATAGAGATATTGCTTTTAAAGAAGTATACTATACTATTCTTACAATTCCTATGGTTATGTCTCCTGTTGCTGTAGCTCTTATTTGGAAAATGCTCCTACATCCTAACCTGGGAATAATAAACTTTCTTTTAGAAAAGATAGGTCTTTCTCCTATAGATTTCTTGGGAGAGAAAAATAATGCCTTTTGGTCTGTTCTTTTAGTAGATATATGGCAACAGGTATCCTTTATGATATTGATGCTTTTAGCAGGGCTTGTTTCTCTTCCTACTGATGTTTTTGAGGCTGCTGAGATTGATGGCACTTCTGAAATACAAAAGTTCTTCTATATCACCCTTCCCCTTATGAAACCAGTAATCTTTGCTGCTATAACCCTAAGAATCATTTTTGCCTTTAGAACTTTTGACTTAGTTTATATTCTTACCAGAGGGGGACCAGGGGTTGCAACAGATGTTCTAAGTTACTACGTATATAGACAGACCTTTATGGGACTTGATTTAAGCACGGCATCATCTGCATCCTATATACTATTAGGAATAGTAATGATCTTTATCGTGCTAATCTTTAAAACTATTTTTAGAAGAAGCTTTGAATATTAA